From Plasmodium brasilianum strain Bolivian I chromosome 7, whole genome shotgun sequence, the proteins below share one genomic window:
- a CDS encoding hypothetical protein (conserved Plasmodium protein), whose product MMPISENNNDNDDWELHPLFLSKIPNKKDIDKNHALSALITLINEEEEKEVFNYEPRRKNLKKKITEKGEIIYKKDRRNFYEPYQNIKNINNFEKQKFTNNVDLNKQDESSNNAEEIETISNVNVSSNNKSTEETSIGEVLVCLSMINLK is encoded by the coding sequence atgatgccTATAAGTGAAaacaataatgataatgacgACTGGGAATTACatccattatttttatcaaaaattcCAAACAAAAAGGATATTGATAAAAACCATGCTCTTTCTGCTTTAATAACTTTAAttaatgaagaagaagaaaaagaagtatttaattatgaaccaagaagaaaaaatctaaaaaaaaaaataacagaaaaaggggaaattatttataaaaaagatagaagaaatttttatgagccttatcaaaatataaaaaatataaataattttgaaaaacaaaaattcaCGAATAATGTAGACCTTAATAAACAGGACGAATCTTCAAACAATGCAGAAGAAATTGAAACTATCTCAAATGTAAATGTAAGTAGCAACAACAAAAGCACAGAAGAAACATCCATAGGAGAAGTATTAGTTTGCTTGTCTATGATAAATTTAAAGTAG
- a CDS encoding major facilitator superfamily domain-containing protein: protein MDEAKSKKTDEQKCSVEYSNSNIRNNEMEVNINHGNNKGIGKKINKDKRMVFIGNSNCDIDEDIHFSVETVRSDTNKGNGKKVNEHSNLAGNMPFAKWEGYENFTNDKSPTNDTRLQHSRCNSRSGNPNRNRPIFDKYILSADNNLNANSARTNNNYAPDEGRLLMSSMNISENNSIANYIYPDNISNDLISFGMVGSENHNNNIYNYNHNMKQRREEGVDGLFNNISHDIKNYKPSHYTHGNLIYGKIMHGKPMNGKFIHSSCNNDNLNNSSHDSAYNDSGHSGNNYLSLKNCEIKSTPSSKNSKSECDNMKHGSYVDRQPVPTSLRNYMLSPKKSNIKTISIIHEKTNNISKKSYLNNVISTKQNKNITKEMAINFDNSNYNFISNSNSNSPYGSTDKYLKGTQISLSDYCIKGRNVNDKNNRSSTNIVNDDVSGKDVNSSQWESISRGEVRKAEVSPISPIRGIMNSSDNIENISNMRNMENCGNSCIPRGNVFSKLSEGDPFSKTCSSMHEINGSTNMQKDNYTIDIKQTDNKRMALERKGAYTLITGGTNMHTNQRLHGNYSSSDSRIGKCKIRYYNKSGEQFLQKNYQKNCVMKSVPRDDLFFVHAEGKKGTSKSSALNIMMMKSSNSGYNSDLISGFNSRCDNSHNNCNNSCNTHGNGSETYYEKENGRKGANECYEDEDKETNIRRLDELNNFFKLNNEYENSPTVSSSKNNSYSNNNNCSNNCNRNDNWNQHGNYNKHGNCNRHCIHHCKCNSNANRDKYCSSVNGTKTVYAEEEGGGKKQIEMKSQINYFEKRGSINYSGLLTSMVSSILTQQNERKIKDNSCLNYSWKRNEYDYTLLHHKIDSENMKKNEHVYLFSNKIIEGINKKTSSENILIVTLTLMICISVLCNYDHGAIPVTLEEIQKDFPLSYIEQSLLGSLVYFGLIIGTIIASVLFELLSAKLLVTISIILLSISLYIFSHANCVLFMYISRFVNGLCQAIPVVYIPVWVDEFSPDKKATQWMSYIQLASIGGTVFGYFLGGILSNNYNCYNKNDSVFSSVSFFTNWRSPFLIQSFLLLPLFFIIIFIPSDIINISASKTDSGSSSGEACEEDIGEYVGRCTSGYAGALTEEYVDGYTQRYDKCNMDASKAREGEAYETKWCTKKNIKSISEEQKDVRQNGLSYEKKNNAVRKNFNRSATYIMEKKTNVLKKTFKEVKKLLNNRLYIIITLGMSNLYFVVTGIQFWITEYMSVVLLTEKMKIVTVSTLCFLTSPTSGVWFGGFICDLFGGYKNTNYFKTIKVATAFAISACIFGILSAHLSNFIFFSICLWLCLFSGSALVPVAVGMLLSCVNNHQKSLSSAVSQVIYNVFGWFSAPLLSGIIMDIMHKYTNDNRLALKAGFTMILYSSFIGFLLLLYANFLDFSDKKENEEFLELEEPLTCFICQYKIFFIPLFN from the exons ATGGATGAAGCAAAGTCGAAAAAAACAGATGAGCAAAAATGTAGTGTTGAATACAGTAATTcgaatataagaaataacgAAATGGAGGTGAACATAAACCATGGGAACAATAAAGGAATAggaaagaaaattaataaagacAAAAGAATGGTTTTTATAGGAAACTCAAACTGTGATATAGATGAAGACATACATTTTTCTGTTGAAACAGTAAGGAGTGATACAAATAAAGGCAATGGAAAAAAGGTAAACGAGCATTCGAATCTTGCTGGTAATATGCCATTTGCAAAATGGGAAggatatgaaaattttactaACGATAAAAGTCCAACGAATGATACACGTTTGCAGCATTCACGGTGTAACAGCAGGAGTGGAAATCCCAATAGAAACAGACCcatttttgataaatatatcttGAGTGCGGATAACAATTTGAATGCTAACAGTGCAAGGACCAACAATAACTATGCACCGGATGAAGGACGTTTACTAATGAGTTCTATGAATATTAGTGAAAATAACTCCATAGCAAATTATATCTATCCTGACAATATTTCAAATGATTTAATTAGCTTCGGGATGGTAGGAAGTgaaaatcataataataacatttacAATTATAACCATAACATGAAGCAGCGCAGGGAAGAGGGGGTTGACGGTCTCTTCAACAACATTAGTCATGATATCAAGAATTATAAACCCAGTCACTATACGCATGGAAATCTTATCTATGGTAAAATTATGCATGGTAAGCCTATGAATGGTAAGTTTATACATAGTAGTTGTAATAATGACAACCTGAACAACAGCAGTCATGATAGCGCTTACAACGATAGCGGTCATAGtggtaataattatttatccCTTAAAAACTGTGAAATTAAGAGTACTCCTTCttcaaaaaatagtaaaagtGAGTGTGACAACATGAAACATGGTAGTTACGTTGATAGACAACCTGTTCCTACATCCTTAAGGAATTACATGTTATCTCCTAAAAagagtaatataaaaacaatttcaATCATACATGAAAAAACGAATAATATAAGTAAGAAAAGCTACcttaataatgttatatctactaaacaaaataagaatattacAAAGGAAATGGCTATAAATTTTGATAAcagtaattataattttatttctaattCCAATTCTAATTCTCCTTATGGAAGCACTGATAAATATTTGAAGGGGACACAAATCAGTCTCTCAGACTATTGTATCAAGGGAAGGAatgtaaatgataaaaataatagaagcAGCACAAATATTGTGAATGATGATGTTAGCGGTAAAGATGTAAATTCTTCTCAATGGGAAAGCATCTCAAGGGGGGAGGTCCGGAAAGCCGAGGTTAGCCCTATTAGCCCGATTAGGGGCATCATGAATAGCAGTGATAATATAGAAAACATCAGCAACATGCGCAATATGGAAAACTGTGGAAATAGTTGTATTCCTAGGGGGAACGTCTTTTCAAAACTTAGCGAAGGTGATCCGTTTAGCAAGACATGCAGTTCGATGCATGAGATAAATGGATCTACTAATATGCAAAAAGATAATTATACCATTGATATAAAGCAGACAGATAATAAACGAATGGCACTTGAAAGGAAGGGAGCATATACATTAATCACAGGAGGTACCAACATGCATACGAATCAGCGGTTACATGGCAATTATAGTTCATCAGATTCAAGGATAGGAAAATGCAAGATACGGTACTATAACAAAAGTGGAGAGCAATTTTTGCAGAAAAATTACCAGAAAAACTGCGTAATGAAGAGTGTACCAAGAGATGAccttttttttgtgcatGCAGAAGGGAAAAAGGGGACAAGTAAAAGTAGTGCTCTAAATATAATGATGATGAAGTCTAGTAACAGTGGTTATAACAGCGATTTGATTAGCGGTTTTAACAGCCGATGTGATAACAGTCATAACAATTGCAATAACAGCTGCAACACTCATGGAAATGGTAGTGAGACTTATTACGAGAAAGAGAACGGTAGAAAAGGTGCTAATGAGTGTTATGAGGACGAGGATAAAGAGACTAACATAAGACGCCTAGATGAGTTGAACaactttttcaaattaaaCAACGAGTACGAAAATTCTCCTACTGTGAGCAgcagtaaaaataatagctacagtaataataataattgtagtaACAACTGCAATCGGAATGATAACTGGAATCAGCATGGAAATTACAACAAACATGGAAACTGTAACAGGCATTGTATTCACCATTGCAAATGCAATAGTAATGCTAATCGCGATAAATACTGTAGCAGTGTGAACGGAACCAAGACAGTGTACGCAGAAGAAGAGGGagggggaaaaaaacaaattgaGATGAAAAgccaaataaattattttgaaaaaagggGGAGCATTAATTACAGTGGTCTGTTGACATCAATGGTATCATCTATATTAACACAACagaatgaaagaaaaattaaagataacagttgtttaaattattcatgGAAAAGAAATGAGTATGATTATACTTTGTTACATCATAAGATAGATTcggaaaatatgaaaaaaaatgagcatgtttatcttttttcaaataaaataatagaaggaataaataaaaaaacatctagtgaaaatatattaatagtaaCTCTAACATTAATGATCTGTATATCTGTATTATGTAACTATGACCATGGTGCGATACCAGTTACTTTAGAGGAAATACAAAAAGATTTTCCTTTAAGTTATATTGAACAGTCATTACTTGGAAGTTTAGTATATTTCGGTTTAATAATAGGAACAATAATAGCTAGTGTTTTATTTGAGTTATTGTCAGCAAAATTGTTAGTTACTATTAGTATAATCTTATTATctatatctttatatatatttagtcaTGCTAATTGTGttctatttatgtatatttcaaGATTTGTAAATGGACTATGTCAAGCTATACCTGTTGTATATATACCAGTTTGGGTCGACGAGTTCTCACCAGATAAAAAGGCTACACAGTGGATGTCCTATATTCAGTTGGCATCTATTGGAGGCACTGTATTTGGATATTTTTTAGGAGGaattttatcaaataattataattgttataataaaaacgaTTCAGTATTTTCTAGtgtatctttttttactaattGGAGATCACCTTTTTTGATCCAGTCATTTTTACTCCTACCcttattctttattataatttttattccgtctgatattattaacataagTGCAAGTAAGACGGATTCAGGAAGCTCAAGCGGGGAAGCATGCGAAGAAGATATAGGGGAGTACGTTGGCAGATGCACAAGCGGTTACGCAGGTGCACTCACTGAAGAGTACGTTGATGGCTACACTCAGCGCTATGACAAATGTAATATGGATGCTTCAAAAGCACGGGAGGGGGAAGCCTATGAAACAAAGTGGTGCACGAAAAAGAATATCAAAAGCATAAGTGAAGAACAAAAGGATGTGAGGCAAAACGGATTatcatatgaaaaaaaaaataatgcagtgcgtaaaaattttaatagatCAGCTACGTATATTatggaaaagaaaacaaatgttttaaagaaaacttttaaagaagtaaaaaaattattaaataatagattatatataatcataacCTTAGGTATgagtaatttatatttcgTTGTGACTGGTATACAATTCTGGATAACTGAATATATGTCAGTAGTATTATTAAcagagaaaatgaaaattgttACAGTATCTACTTTATGCTTTTTAACATCTCCTACATCCGGAGTTTGGTTTGGTGGATTCATATGTGATTTATTTGgaggatataaaaatacaaattattttaaaacaattaaaGTAGCTACTGCTTTTGCTATTTCTGCTTGTATTTTCGGTATACTATCGGCTCATTTGtccaattttattttcttctctaTTTGCTTGTGGCTCTGCCTTTTTAGCGGTTCCGCCTTGGTACCTGTTGCCGTCG GCATGCTCTTATCATGTGTTAACAATCATCAGAAGAGTTTATCATCTGCCGTTTCGCAAGTAATATATAACGTCTTTGGTTGGTTTTCAGCCCCCTTATTATCTGGAATTATTATGGACATAATGCACAAATACACAAACGATAACAGGCTAGCTTTAAA GGCTGGTTTTACCATGATTTTATACTCGAGTTTTATAGGTTTCCTTTTGCTTTTGTATGCAAATTTTTTG GACTTTTCtgacaaaaaagaaaatgaagaatttcTGGAATTAGAGGAACCGCTTAC tTGTTTTATATGCCAGTAcaaaatcttttttattccattatttAATTAG
- a CDS encoding thioredoxin 3: protein MTEQHISKIKHGAHLHWLDKDKQIKDILQLKRKKKEYGESTYIELAEGGNLEDIFKSSKNVSVVLKFGASWCKPCVRIKEYFKNQTASYYVSLVDIDVDVYDTLNEEYAIKVLPTFIFYFFLNNEWIITQRIEGASEKELERAFKKYSISKAN, encoded by the exons ATGACTGAACAGCACAttagcaaaataaaacatggCGCTCATTTGCATTGGCTCG ATAAAGACAAGCAAATTAAGGATATTTTgcaattaaaaagaaaaaagaaagag taTGGAGAGAGCACATATATAGAGCTAGCTGAAGGGGGAAACTTAGAAGACATATTCAAATCAAGCAAAAACGTTTCAGTCGTTTTAAAATTTGGGGCTTCTTGGTGTAAACCCTGTGTCCGAATTAAGGAATATTTTAAg AACCAGACAGCCAGTTATTATGTATCGCTCGTTGATATTGATGTTGATGTCTATGATACATTGAACGAGGAGTATGCGATCAAAGTTTTGccaacatttattttttactttttcttaaaCAATGAATGGATCATAACTCAACGA aTTGAAGGAGCCAGTGAAAAAGAATTAGAAAGGgcctttaaaaaatacagcATATCAAAAGCgaattga